The segment TTCTTTTCTTAAAATTAAATTTTACAACCAACAAATTTTCCCAATGTTTTTTTGAAATTCTAATACTTCTTTTCTTAAAAAATTCTAGTTTAGCTTTTTCTTTAAATGCTCTTGCAGTAAGAATAAATTTTCCAATATTTTCATCTGAAATCGCTGCAGCTAAATTCCTATTATTATCTATAGGATCCATTATTACAATTGATGTGTCAAACTTCTTTTTTGCATTTCCAATGTTTTGATTTTCTTTAATTTTTGAAATTGATTTTATTACATTTTCAAAACTTCCATAATGTAATATCAATACTTCAGATACATATCCACTAAAACCTTGCTTTGCAATTTCAGCACCATAAATTTCGTTAGCTTTAAGAAATGTCTTTAGAATTCTAACCTCGTTTTTCATTTTATCTGTTAATGATTTTTTCATAAATTTTGTATGAAATGGAGATCTATCAGCAGAACTTTTCCATTGACCTGATTTGACATCAAAAAATGGAACAACATTTATCTTTGTATTTTTAATTTTTGCCTCAACATATGGATGCTCAGAATATCGAACATAAGGAGAATATTTTTTTAATGATTCAAATCCTATTTTCCTAGAAATTTTCTCAAATCTATCATCTGAAACAGACTTTTTAAATCTAACAAAAATGTCTACATCAGCATCTTGTTTTAACCATGTTCCTTTTGCATACGAGCCTCCAAATTCTATTCCTATTACTTCTGAGAATTTTTTAATTTCATTTTTTACTAAATTAAAAGCTAGTTCTGCAGTTTCCTGTTTAGCTTTTTCTAATGATGTGGATGGAACAACTAATTTCTCTATTTTTGAAATTATTTTTTTCATCTAGCTGTTATCACCTCTAAATCAGAATAAATTGGTCCATTTGGAGTTAGCTCACTTTTTTTCAATTTTATACTATTGACTTCTTGAATTCCAAAATTCAATGCTTTTTGTTTTTCCAACTCCTCAGTAATATCTCCAATCTTCTTTTTAATCCTAAATACTGTCATATGAGGCTTGAATGGTTTATCTTGATGAAATCCCAAGGGTTCTAATATTTTTCCAACCTCCTTTGATAATGCAACTAATCTATTTCCTCCATCATTATCTGTACCAATCCAAACCACTCTTGGAAATTTTGGCTTAGGAAACGCTCCAACACCTCTTAAATTCACTTTAAAATTGGAAAATTCTATCTTTCTAAGAGCCAAAATAGTTTTCTTTGAGACATCATCTGAAATTTCACCTAAAAACTGTAATGTAAAATGAAAATTTTTTGGTTCTACTGATTTTGCATCAATATTCATTTGGAATTGAAATTCTTCAATAGATTTGATTACACCTGTATTTGTTATTTCAACTGCTACAAAAACACGCATCATAACATTCTTTGAATAATCTTTATAATAATTTCCGGTAGCTTCATAGACCTGAGTTTTTTTTCTATATTATGACAAAACTTATTGTATGTTTAACAGGCATGCCAGGAGCAGGAAAATCTACAATTGCTGATGGTCTAAAGTTAAAAGGATATGATGTTATCAATATGGGAAATGCAGTAAGAAATGAAGCAAAAAAAAGAAACATAGAGGCAACCCGTTCAAATCTTGGAAAACTAATGCTTGAATTAAGAGAAAAAAATGGTCCTGGAGCAATT is part of the Nitrosopumilus sp. genome and harbors:
- the cca gene encoding CCA tRNA nucleotidyltransferase, which encodes MKKIISKIEKLVVPSTSLEKAKQETAELAFNLVKNEIKKFSEVIGIEFGGSYAKGTWLKQDADVDIFVRFKKSVSDDRFEKISRKIGFESLKKYSPYVRYSEHPYVEAKIKNTKINVVPFFDVKSGQWKSSADRSPFHTKFMKKSLTDKMKNEVRILKTFLKANEIYGAEIAKQGFSGYVSEVLILHYGSFENVIKSISKIKENQNIGNAKKKFDTSIVIMDPIDNNRNLAAAISDENIGKFILTARAFKEKAKLEFFKKRSIRISKKHWENLLVVKFNFKKRSPDIIWGQIKRASTSLSTQLELGGFRVLRSNSFTDQENDAYLFFFLESMKISPTYIKNGPEFFREEDSKSFVSKNIKNSELMWIGKNKKIISLEKRTFPDASKFLTNFLKNNLKTGIPNGIQSDLERGFVISVGSKNLSKSIKEAANKLISTDATILYFN
- the thpR gene encoding RNA 2',3'-cyclic phosphodiesterase; its protein translation is MRVFVAVEITNTGVIKSIEEFQFQMNIDAKSVEPKNFHFTLQFLGEISDDVSKKTILALRKIEFSNFKVNLRGVGAFPKPKFPRVVWIGTDNDGGNRLVALSKEVGKILEPLGFHQDKPFKPHMTVFRIKKKIGDITEELEKQKALNFGIQEVNSIKLKKSELTPNGPIYSDLEVITAR